The genomic interval TTCCAGTTTCATAAAACACTTTGAAAATTCGCACGGTTTCCTCGGCGACTGCTTCTTGTGCTTGCTCTGTGCTCGCTCCGATGTGATGTGTGCAATATACATAAGGATTATTTTTCAAACTGCCTTCGTAGGTCCCCACGGTCGAAGAGGGCTCTCCTTCGAAAACGTCGAGCCCCGCTCGAATCTTTTTCGTTTCGATGGCTTTTTCGAGAGCCTTTTGGTTCACCACTTCCGCCCGACTCGTGTTCACGAAATACCCCCCCGGTTTCATCGCTTCGAAAAATTTCTCGTCGAGCATGCCTTGCGTTTCTTTGTCGAGTGCACAATGCACGGTTACGATGTCGCTTTCCTTCGCCAACTCTTCTAAGGAATTCACGCGCTGAATTCCTCTGCTTCGCGCTTCCTCGTCGCTCAAATGACGACTAAAGACCAAAACCTTCATCCCGAAACACTGTCCTAATTTCGCGACCAACTGCCCGACATTTCCGAATCCGATTATTCCGAGAGTTCTTCCATAAATGCCGCGCGCTTGGGAGAATTCTTTTTTGTTCCATTTCCCTTCTCTTAGGGCAATCACGTTATCGGGAATTCTTCGGTCTAAGGAAAGAATGAGTCCGAAAGTCAATTCAGCAACAGCATTTGCGTTTTTTCCGGGGCAGTTGCTCACGCGAATGTTTTTCTCTTTTGCAGCTTGAACGTCAATCGTGTTG from Fimbriimonadales bacterium carries:
- a CDS encoding 3-phosphoglycerate dehydrogenase; protein product: MKILVADKFEESGLKGLKDAGFEVIYEPDLKEEALAEAIRRERPEGLVVRSTRVEAYHLNDSLKLIVRAGAGYNTIDVQAAKEKNIRVSNCPGKNANAVAELTFGLILSLDRRIPDNVIALREGKWNKKEFSQARGIYGRTLGIIGFGNVGQLVAKLGQCFGMKVLVFSRHLSDEEARSRGIQRVNSLEELAKESDIVTVHCALDKETQGMLDEKFFEAMKPGGYFVNTSRAEVVNQKALEKAIETKKIRAGLDVFEGEPSSTVGTYEGSLKNNPYVYCTHHIGASTEQAQEAVAEETVRIFKVFYETGIPPNCVNC